A segment of the Deinococcota bacterium genome:
GCATCACGATCCCGGAGCCCATCATCACAGAGGTGGATCATCTCGTCGAAGATGGCAGCTACCCGAGCCGTTCAGCCGCCTTCGAGGACGCGCTCAGAAAGCTCTTACGAGCTCACCTGGACGCTCACATCGAGGCCGAAGCCGCCAAACTCGATCGCGAGGCAGAGATGGCCGAGGCCGAAGAGGGCATGGCCGACTACGCCGTCCTGGTGGAAGATTGATCCTTCACAGAGGCGAAATCTATCGCGTCCGGCTCAGCCCCGCCGAGGGGCGCGAGCAGTATGGCGAGGCACGACCCTGCCTGGTCGTCCACCGGGCGACGTTGCGCAACGCCGGAACAGCTATCGTAGTGCCGCTAACCACCCAAGCACCCAGGGCAGGATTCCCGCTCACGGTCCATCTGCCCGCCGGCGCCGGCGGCAACCCACGAGAGAGCTGGGC
Coding sequences within it:
- a CDS encoding type II toxin-antitoxin system PemK/MazF family toxin, with amino-acid sequence MILHRGEIYRVRLSPAEGREQYGEARPCLVVHRATLRNAGTAIVVPLTTQAPRAGFPLTVHLPAGAGGNPRESWAKITQIRVVAETRFIKPRLGELSEAELGPVKEALRAVLDL
- a CDS encoding ribbon-helix-helix domain-containing protein, with protein sequence MEASRNRTKVSITIPEPIITEVDHLVEDGSYPSRSAAFEDALRKLLRAHLDAHIEAEAAKLDREAEMAEAEEGMADYAVLVED